The proteins below come from a single Garra rufa chromosome 3, GarRuf1.0, whole genome shotgun sequence genomic window:
- the LOC141331009 gene encoding uncharacterized protein, with amino-acid sequence MSTVLFLIIVCCIGAQTVLQPKRFQASKLGDNITIECYSPKINFNKIVWHKQEMGMNLQAISKSYIYLAKVDFADGYNNGCFNVTISKGIYHLQISLTKKEDITTYFCGVIIIGELTFGHGTFLMFHGEHTTATVFQEPISDNVHTGDNITLTCRVQMPDEKCKGEHEAYWFREAAEESGSGIIYTDGDMKKHEKMCKDDSTTQTCIYTHTKTNLSLSDVGMYYCAALVCGKILFGNGTYLEFSSISDNELITSPLFLYYSHQT; translated from the exons ATGAGCACAGTTTTATTCCTCATCATCGTTT GTTGCATTGGGGCACAAACCGTTTTGCAACCAAAACGATTTCAAGCCTCTAAACTAGGCGATAACATCACTATTGAGTGCTACTCACCGAAAATAAATTTTAACAAAATAGTGTGGCACAAGCAGGAGATGGGAATGAATCTTCAAGCCATTtcaaaaagttacatttacctgGCAAAAGTTGATTTTGCTGATGGATATAATAATGGTTGTTTTAACGTAACAATAAGTAAAGGCATTTATCATTTACAGATTTCCTtgacaaaaaaggaagatatAACAACATACTTTTGTGGAGTCATAATTATAGGAGAACTGACTTTTGGACATGGAACATTTTTGATGTTTCACG GAGAGCATACCACAGCAACAGTTTTTCAGGAGCCTATTTCTGATAATGTTCACACTGGAGACAACATTACCCTCACATGTAGAGTCCAAATGCCAGATGAGAAATGTAAAGGAGAACATGAGGCCTACTGGTTCAGAGAGGCTGCAGAAGAATCCGGTTCTGGCATCATTTACACTGATGGAGATATGAAGAAACATGAAAAGATGTGTAAGGATGATTCTACTACTCAAACCTGCATTTACACCCACACAAAGACGAACCTCAGCCTTTCTGATGTTGGTATGTACTACTGTGCTGCACTCGTGTGCGGCAAGATACTGTTTGGAAACGGAACTTATCTGGAATTCAGCTCAATATCTG aTAACGAGTTGATAACAAGTCCTTTGTTTTTATACTACTCACATCAAACATAA
- the LOC141331773 gene encoding secretory phospholipase A2 receptor-like produces the protein MKATVTVFLFLNLFGLYFSLNRKHFFCEKKMAWKYAQAYCREYHDDLSTFSKEEAQLLSINPEINDYHFWIGLYMVSKNIQTWSWSGGEDQKTDYWDTGEPNRLNNECGCVRKSTAKLHNAWCNQPLPFYCMEVFEPILVHQNKTWDEALNYCRQNYIDLVSLSSQIKMEKVINITITSQTAFVWTGLRFMVGHWFWVNDDNLQYKAWTAEGKVQCPAGNLRCGALDRTRKIWQPKNCEEKLNFACFRKL, from the coding sequence ATGAAGGCTACGGTCACcgtgtttctttttttaaatctctttGGACTGTACTTCAGTCTCAAcagaaaacactttttttgtgagaaaaaaatggcCTGGAAATATGCACAGGCATACTGCAGAGAGTACCATGATGACCTGTCCACTTTCAGTAAAGAAGAGGCACAACTGCTGTCCATAAATCCAGAAATCAATGATTATCATTTTTGGATTGGACTGTACATGGTTtctaaaaacatacaaacatGGAGTTGGTCAGGAGGTGAGGATCAAAAAACAGACTACTGGGACACTGGGGAACCGAACCGTCTCAACAACGAGTGTGGCTGTGTTCGAAAATCTACTGCTAAACTGCACAATGCTTGGTGCAATCAGCCTCTACCATTCTACTGTATGGAGGTTTTTGAGCCCATTCTGGTGCATCAAAATAAGACGTGGGATGAAGCCCTGAACTACTGCAGACAGAACTACATTGACCTGGTGAGCCTAAGTTCTCAGATAAAAATGGAAAAGGTGATAAATATCACCATAACATCCCAGACAGCTTTTGTGTGGACTGGTCTGCGCTTTATGGTTGGCCATTGGTTCTGGGTCAATGATGATAATCTTCAATATAAAGCCTGGACTGCAGAGGGGAAAGTCCAGTGCCCTGCTGGAAACCTGCGTTGTGGAGCTCTGGATAGAACAAGGAAGATTTGGCAACCcaaaaattgtgaggaaaaactcAACTTTGCCTGCTTTAGGAAGCTTTAA
- the LOC141331631 gene encoding uncharacterized protein: MLKLLLIFCLPFRTDFIASAAVVQKNIQETFTAGETVTLECWISQDHGNYYSWFKQSLGEAPTCILSLYAETSTPTFYGDFKNDKRFTVLKKGNHFALTIDDAKPSDTGIYYCGARDYDLTTFSSGLFLNYKGVNRRQHHIKQFLSTMDSGALVNQHEFNPGDSVNLHCSVLTEKCVGNQSVYWFRHESGDTHPGIIYKHGNINDQCEKSSEKDSHVQSCVYNLPKKNLSLTDAGTYYCAVATCGEILFGNGSRLEIGVSESAWTDLKVPVLVATNILWLVIIAVLLCKRVQKRQETFSGCSRGVKLRSSTFPWKKLKQTRD, encoded by the exons ATGTTAAAACTACTTCTGATATTTTGTCTACCCTTCAGGACAG ACTTCATCGCATCTGCTGCCGTAGTTCAAAAGAATATCCAGGAGACCTTCACTGCAGGTGAAACTGTAACTTTAGAGTGCTGGATATCTCAAGACCATGGAAACTACTACTCTTGGTTCAAGCAGTCTCTGGGAGAAGCTCCAACATGCATCCTCAGTCTTTATGCTGAAACTTCCACACCAACGTTTTATGGAGATTTCAAAAATGACAAGAGATTTACAGTTTTGAAGAAAGGGAATCATTTTGCTCTAACCATTGATGATGCAAAGCCATCGGATACTGGAATCTATTACTGCGGTGCTCGTGACTATGATCTTACAACTTTTAGTAGTGGGTTATTTTTAAACTATAAAG GGGTAAACAGAAGACAACATCATATTAAGCAGTTTTTGTCTACAATGGACTCGGGTGCTTTGGTAAATCAGCACGAGTTTAACCCAGGAGACTCTGTGAATCTTCACTGTTCAGTTCTCACTGAGAAATGTGTAGGAAATCAGAGTGTCTACTGGTTTAGACATGAATCGGGAGACACTCATCCAGGAATCATTTACAAGCATGGAAACATAAATGATCAATGTGAGAAGAGCTCTGAGAAAGATTCACATGTACAGTCCTGTGTCTACAATCTCCCCAAGAAGAACCTCAGTTTAACCGATGCTGGGACTTACTACTGCGCTGTGGCCACGTGTGGGGAGATACTGTTTGGGAATGGAAGTAGGCTTGAAATTGGAG TTTCTGAGTCTGCCTGGACTGACTTAAAGGTTCCAGTTTTGGTAGCAACAAATATTTTGTGGTTGGTGATCATCGCTGTCCTTCTATGTAAGAGAGTACAAAAACGACAAGAAACATTTTCTG GGTGCAGCAGAGGAGTTAAGCTACGCAGCAGTACATTTCCATGGAAGAAACTCAAACAGACACGAGACTGA
- the LOC141331632 gene encoding uncharacterized protein, with protein sequence MGFFTAKAFQSTNITVQKGDNVIFWCQHTSEKGNNIHWFKQTNGSVPIAIVYMILPYELEVKATYLNGFQPDHLVMSLNSKNTSLRILNMDISDSGLYYCGWHNWVMTFGDGTHLDVKDLKKSSISTRDCSKNIFYKLTFIFGGIIVILIIIPLTTLIIKIQRRNTQKKDADHHVTQQHEEPNSSVYAALQFSKHQKKSRRAARSTEDTDVVYTATR encoded by the exons ATGG GTTTTTTCACAGCTAAAGCCTTTCAGTCAACCAATATCACAGTTCAAAAAGGAGATAACGTGATCTTTTGGTGTCAGCACACCTCAGAAAAGGGAAACAACATACACTGGTTCAAACAAACAAACGGTTCTGTACCTATTGCCATTGTATACATGATCTTACCCTATGAGCTTGAAGTAAAGGCAACGTATTTAAATGGTTTTCAACCAGATCATCTGGTGATGTCCCTAAATAGCAAAAACACATCCCTAAGGATTCTGAACATGGATATCTCTGATTCTGGTCTGTACTACTGTGGTTGGCATAACTGGGTGATGACATTTGGTGATGGAACTCACCTAGACGTTAAAG ATCTCAAGAAGAGCTCAATTTCTACAAGAGACTGTTCTAAAAACATCTTTTATAAGCTGACATTTATTTTTGGTGGCATTATTGTTATTCTCATCATCATTCCGCTCACCACACTCATTATTAAGATACAGAGAAGAAACACACAGAAAAAAG ATGCTGATCACCATGTGACACAACAACATGAG GAGCCTAACTCATCAGTGTATGCCGCTCTACAGTTCTCAAAACACCAGAAAAAATCCAGAAGAGCAGCCAGAAGTACAGAGGATACAGATGTTGTGTATACAGCAACTAGATAG